The proteins below come from a single Takifugu rubripes chromosome 10, fTakRub1.2, whole genome shotgun sequence genomic window:
- the LOC115251268 gene encoding nebulette-like, which produces MDRYQRANQMMGESGYGKGIHPQSMELDRRPGGIIVDLKVWRTDPGSIFDFDPLEDNIQSISLRRMSERANRTLSRQHSQQSQSLSSLTSDLWDGSSTNTPAPVLPGAYHQGVQLQQQHHGYMHQTSMSSVRSVTSPPHAATPRVYRALYDYAAQDHDEVSFRDGDVIINAQPIDEGWMYGTVQRTGKSGMLPANYVESYN; this is translated from the exons ATGGATCGCTACCAGCGGGCCAATCAGATGATGGGGGAGAGCGGTTACGGCAAAGGAATCCACCCACAGTCGATGGAGCTGGACAGGCGACCCGGAGGCATCATAGTGG acctgaaggtgtggaggaCAGACCCCGGCTCCATCTTTGACTTCGACCCACTGGAGGACAACATACAGTCCATTAGTCTTCGTAGGATGTCTG AGCGGGCCAACCGCACATTGAGCAGACAGCACTCGCAGCAGTCTCAGTCTCTCAGCtcgttgacctctgacctctgggacggcagcagcaccaacacaccCG ctccggTGCTTCCTGGAGCTTATCATCAGGgagtgcagctgcagcagcagcaccatggcTACATGCACCAGACCAGCATGTCCTCTGTCAGATCCGTCACCTCCCCTCCGCACGCAGCCACCCCG CGCGTCTATCGGGCGCTGTACGACTACGCAGCTCAGGACCACGACGAGGTTTCCTTCCGCGACGGTGACGTCATTATCAATGCTCAGCCGATCGACGAGGGCTGGATGTACGGCACTGTGCAGCGAACCGGCAAGTCGGGCATGCTGCCGGCCAATTATGTTGAGAGTTACAACTAG